The Hydrogenobacter sp. T-2 region ATAGCGGTTAGAGAAAAGTATTCTCTTCAGGAGCTAAAGGGCAAACTTTGGCTTGCAAGAGAGGAAGGAAGCGGTGCAAGGAAGGTCTTTGAAGAGTTAAGAAAGGACATGGCAATAGAGAACTTCAGAGTTGTCTCTGGAGGTCATGAAAAGATAGCCTTTAGCCTAATGGAAGGCTTTGGTGATGCGGGAATTACCACAAAAGCCTATGCCCTTGAGTATGGACTTAGTTTCTTGGGTGTAAAGTGGGAAGACTATTGCCTTTGCTATAGAGAGGATTTAGAAGAGGACAGAAACTTTCTTAGAGTTGTTGACTTTCTCAAAAGCAAAAGGCATACACGCTTACTTTCTTACCTACCGGGTTATGAAAAAAAATCCCTTGAGGAGGTTTTACTATGAGGACACTGCTTTTCTTACTTCTTGGGCTTTTTAGCCTTGCCCATGCGGAGCTCATAAGGGTCTTTGCAGCCTCAGACCTGCAGTTTGCCCTAAGGGAAATTGCAAGCCTTTACATGAAAAAGTATCCAGAGGACAAGGTGGAGCTTGTACTTGGCTCCTCTGGAAAGGGTTACGCACAGGTCAGAGCTGGTGCACCCTTTCACATCTACTTTTCTGCCAATATGAAGTATGTGGAAGAGCTCTACAAAGAAGGACATATAATAACGAAGCCAAAACCCTACGCCATTGGTAGGATAGTGGTTTGGACCAGAAAGGACTCTCCTCTTGACCCCTCTAAGTTTCCAGAAGTGCTACTTGACCCAAAAGTCAGAAGGATAGCCATAGCCAACTGGGAGCACGCACCCTACGGACAGGCAGCAAAGGAAGCTCTTGAGGCTTACGGTGTATTTGATAGGGTAAGGAACAAGTTTGTGCTTGGAGAAAACATATCTCAAACCGCCAGCTTTGTATACTCAGGCGCGGCGGACATTGGTATAATAGCACTTTCTTTGGCACTGGCTCCCGAACTGCAGGCAAAAGGTAAATACTGGCTAATTCCAGAAGATAAGCACGAAAGGCTTGAACAGGGCTACGGCATTACAAAAGAGGGAGGCAAGGTTAAAAACGCAAGGAGATTCTA contains the following coding sequences:
- the modA gene encoding molybdate ABC transporter substrate-binding protein, giving the protein MRTLLFLLLGLFSLAHAELIRVFAASDLQFALREIASLYMKKYPEDKVELVLGSSGKGYAQVRAGAPFHIYFSANMKYVEELYKEGHIITKPKPYAIGRIVVWTRKDSPLDPSKFPEVLLDPKVRRIAIANWEHAPYGQAAKEALEAYGVFDRVRNKFVLGENISQTASFVYSGAADIGIIALSLALAPELQAKGKYWLIPEDKHERLEQGYGITKEGGKVKNARRFYDFIGSPEARRIFVKYGFVLPGEER